A single Ascochyta rabiei chromosome 4, complete sequence DNA region contains:
- a CDS encoding Hairy/enhancer-of-split with YRPW motif protein 2, with product MEYDTFTATQYNTSDATSFAHTSARERWPIIITQGIDDVHKSTSASKEEETVKEGKQIVADLAKLKYELQHDRELTPIPDDGEADVTAYNEELAARGNPKWHSVPWLYAECYLYRRISSIFRQTKNWRSYDLFARQKMSTFKSSRPAVLELAGRYKDIVTELQQKRAAKGAETQEQLEAAEEILFREMCEICLWGNATDLSLLTNLSYEDIQKLQGSEARKNAEKNILVNDLDQAFKVLTAAQKAGKKDRRVDIVLDNAGFELFVDLILAGYLVASGLATSVVFHPKSIPWFVSDVLPTDFAALLSALASPQAFYSAPSEEDEAAGKQPQPLSDAELGSLQFLFQHWMSIYSEGQLALRPNDFWTAAGGYWRLPKAEPQLYEDLKTSELVIFKGDLNYRKLTADAEWPATTPFTDAIGPMGPGSGVRVLALRTCKADVVVGLPEGKDEELKQMAGGSTENGARKWAWSGKWAVAQFSDGKA from the exons ATGGAGTACGATACTTTCACCGCGACCCAGTACAACACCAGCGACGCGACTTCGTTCGCCCACACATCAGCGCGCGAGCGATGGCCGATCATCATTACCCAGGGCATTGACGACGTGCACAAGTCCACCTCGGCGTCCAAAGAGGAGGAGACGGTGAAGGAGGGCAAGCAGATCGTCGCGGACTTGGCCAAGCTGAAGTACGAGCTGCAGCACGACCGCGAACTGACGCCGATCCCGGACGACGGCGAGGCAGACGTGACCGCATACAACGAGGAACTGGCAGCGAGAGGGAATCCCAAGTGGCACAGCGTGCCCTGGCTGTACGCCGAGTGCTACTTGTACCG ACGCATTTCGAGTATCTTCAGGCAGACCAAGAACTGGCGCTCCTACGACCTCTTCGCCCGCCAGAAGATGTCCACCTTCAAGTCCTCTCGCCCCGCCGTCCTCGAACTTGCCGGTCGCTATAAAGACATCGTCACCGAGTTGCAGCAGAAACGCGCAGCCAAGGGCGCAGAGACGCAGGAGCAGCTCGAGGCCGCTGAAGAGATTCTCTTCAGGGAGATGTGCGAGATCTGCCTGTGGGGCAACGCTACCGACTTGTCCCTCCTGACAAACCTCTCATACGAGGACATCCAGAAGCTGCAGGGCTCAGAAGCGCGCAAGAACGCGGAGAAGAACATCCTGGTTAACGACCTCGACCAGGCCTTCAAGGTTTTAACCGCTGCACAGAAGGCAGGCAAGAAAGACCGCAGAGTCGACATCGTCCTCGACAATGCCGGCTTCGAACTCTTTGTCGACCTCATCTTGGCGGGCTACCTCGTTGCGTCAGGCCTCGCAACCTCCGTCGTCTTCCACCCCAAGTCAATCCCCTGGTTTGTATCCGACGTGCTGCCTACGGACTTTGCCGCGCTACTCAGCGCCCTGGCGAGCCCACAAGCATTCTACAGCGCCCCTTCGGAAGAGGACGAGGCCGCCGGCAAGCAGCCGCAGCCTTTGTCAGACGCCGAGCTTGGCAGCTTGCAATTCCTTTTCCAGCACTGGATGAGCATATACTCCGAAGGCCAATTGGCCCTGCGACCAAACGACTTCTGGACTGCCGCAGGTGGCTACTGGAGACTTCCCAAGGCGGAACCGCAGCTATACGAAGACCTCAAGACGAGCGAGCTCGTCATTTTCAAGGGTGATCTGAACTACCGCAAACTGACCGCTGAC GCCGAATGGCCAGCGACAACACCTTTCACAGATGCTATCGGCCCTATGGGTCCTGGCTCCGGTGTCCGTGTTCTCGCACTCCGCACATGCAAGGCTGACGTCGTTGTTGGCCTGCCGGAAGGCAAGGACGAGGAGCTCAAGCAGATGGCAGGCGGGAGCACAGAGAATGGAGCACGGAAGTGGGCGTGGAGCGGTAAGTGGGCCGTAGCTCAGTTCTCGGATGGTAAGGCGTAG